The following are from one region of the Segatella oris genome:
- a CDS encoding polysaccharide biosynthesis protein: MSQEMSGNKLIAKNATMLYVRMFFTLAISFYSSRIVLKALGVSDYGIYNVVGGVIVMINVLTGSLGNATSRFLTYSLGKDTPIVLQTAFSTAYYIHLILAIVFLLIAEILGVWFVNTQLVIPLDRMVAANWVFQSAVVSTALSITQIPYDASINSHEKMGTFAYLQILNAILKLGIAFVVLITTIIDHLILYSVLYVVLSIAFLLYYRYYCKKNFEECTLLLTFKKKLFKQMMAFSFWSMFGSVTNTFMQQGLNVLLNRFFGTLLNAAAGIAGQVQGILSAFTGNITIAFRPQIIKEYAVGNYSRFNYLIQVGTKFMVIVSLLSIVPVYFNLDLLMNLWLDNVPKGAVEICQVLLLTNIFNGFNPFLSFGISATGHIKKLNIILGIMYIAFIGIFYLVLRFTDSYILTYAINLLLSPISTIVYLFVLKKNLEEFEVYKFVFSSILPIMALCLSTGIVAWGIALCPVNAWVKLFITLLVCTIYTCLVSYKYILDITTKTVCKNYILKKLHMQK; encoded by the coding sequence ATGTCACAAGAAATGTCAGGTAACAAATTGATTGCTAAGAATGCGACTATGTTATATGTTCGCATGTTTTTTACATTAGCAATTAGCTTTTATAGTTCCCGAATAGTATTAAAGGCATTAGGTGTATCTGATTATGGCATTTATAACGTTGTTGGCGGTGTAATTGTAATGATTAATGTTCTGACTGGGTCATTAGGAAATGCAACCTCTCGTTTTTTGACATATTCTTTAGGAAAAGATACCCCTATTGTCCTTCAGACAGCATTCTCCACAGCTTATTATATCCATCTTATTCTGGCTATAGTTTTTCTACTGATAGCGGAAATTTTGGGGGTGTGGTTTGTTAATACACAGCTTGTTATTCCTTTAGACCGCATGGTGGCTGCTAATTGGGTCTTTCAGTCTGCAGTTGTAAGTACGGCATTAAGTATAACGCAGATCCCTTATGATGCTTCCATAAATTCTCATGAGAAGATGGGAACTTTTGCCTATTTGCAAATTCTCAATGCTATCCTAAAATTAGGAATTGCCTTTGTCGTTCTTATAACTACTATTATTGATCATTTAATTTTATATAGTGTACTCTATGTTGTATTATCTATTGCATTTTTGCTTTATTATCGGTATTACTGTAAGAAAAATTTTGAAGAGTGCACTCTTCTTCTAACTTTTAAGAAGAAGTTGTTCAAGCAGATGATGGCCTTTTCTTTCTGGAGTATGTTTGGTAGTGTTACTAATACTTTTATGCAACAAGGTCTGAATGTGCTTTTAAATCGTTTTTTTGGAACATTATTGAATGCAGCTGCGGGAATAGCTGGTCAGGTTCAAGGAATTCTATCTGCTTTTACAGGAAATATAACAATAGCTTTTCGTCCTCAAATTATAAAAGAGTATGCGGTGGGGAATTATTCCCGTTTTAATTATTTAATACAGGTAGGAACTAAATTTATGGTCATTGTGTCCCTGTTAAGTATTGTTCCTGTTTATTTTAACCTTGATTTATTGATGAATCTGTGGCTGGATAATGTTCCTAAGGGAGCAGTTGAAATATGTCAAGTCCTGCTACTAACCAATATTTTTAATGGGTTCAATCCTTTCCTTAGTTTTGGAATTTCAGCAACAGGACATATTAAGAAACTTAATATTATCTTAGGAATCATGTATATTGCTTTTATTGGGATTTTCTATTTGGTTCTGAGATTTACGGATTCCTATATTCTTACCTATGCTATAAATCTTTTATTATCGCCAATTTCAACAATAGTTTATCTTTTTGTTTTGAAGAAGAATTTGGAAGAATTTGAAGTTTATAAGTTTGTTTTTTCTTCAATACTGCCAATAATGGCTTTATGCTTATCTACAGGGATCGTAGCATGGGGAATAGCATTGTGTCCTGTTAATGCTTGGGTAAAATTATTTATTACTCTGTTGGTTTGTACTATTTATACGTGCTTAGTCTCTTATAAGTATATTTTGGATATTACCACAAAGACTGTTTGTAAAAATTACATTTTGAAAAAGTTACATATGCAGAAATAA
- a CDS encoding glycosyltransferase family 4 protein, which produces MKIAYIINGLWNSAGMERVFTVRANFLCNYFDITFITKGQGGRPDYFKLDKRIHRIDISDNIPYKDGLQKILLANRYDITVATGGIESHYLYKIKDGSKKIYEFHFSYDMSKIWKKGIKNSIRRFLAIQYQKFGRIYVASHYDKVVVLNKADCNKWRRWLPKTIYIYNPSTITCEQATTCENKRAIAVGRLNIQKGFDYLIDVWERVHQKFPDWQLDIFGEGALRSELQAKIQEKGLANIINLKGITNDIVKEYQKHSIYLMSSRSEGFPLVLIEASACGLPIVSFDCPSGPSEIVEHGGNGFLVSPVGNIDAMANRVMQLMADKSLRQEMGRRSLELSQRFKLENIATEWIELYNQLVSS; this is translated from the coding sequence GTGAAAATCGCATACATTATAAATGGTTTATGGAATTCCGCAGGCATGGAAAGAGTCTTTACGGTACGGGCAAACTTTCTTTGTAATTATTTCGATATAACTTTTATTACCAAAGGACAGGGAGGCAGACCTGATTATTTTAAGTTGGATAAGCGTATTCATAGAATTGATATATCCGACAATATTCCTTATAAGGATGGACTGCAAAAGATTTTGTTAGCGAACAGGTATGATATTACTGTTGCTACGGGAGGTATAGAATCTCATTATCTGTATAAGATTAAAGATGGCAGTAAGAAAATATATGAGTTCCATTTCTCTTATGATATGTCTAAGATTTGGAAGAAAGGCATAAAGAATTCTATAAGACGTTTTCTTGCAATCCAGTATCAGAAGTTTGGGCGCATCTATGTAGCAAGTCATTATGATAAGGTAGTTGTGTTAAATAAAGCCGATTGTAATAAATGGAGGAGATGGCTTCCCAAGACAATATATATTTATAATCCTTCTACAATTACATGTGAGCAAGCAACTACATGTGAAAATAAGCGAGCCATTGCCGTAGGTCGTCTTAACATACAAAAAGGCTTTGATTATCTCATAGATGTATGGGAAAGAGTGCATCAAAAATTCCCTGATTGGCAATTAGACATATTTGGTGAAGGAGCATTGAGGTCAGAGTTACAAGCAAAAATCCAGGAAAAAGGATTAGCTAATATTATAAACTTGAAAGGCATTACAAACGATATTGTGAAAGAATATCAGAAACATTCAATCTATTTGATGAGCTCTCGCTCCGAGGGCTTCCCCTTGGTTCTCATAGAAGCAAGCGCATGTGGCTTGCCAATCGTTTCATTTGATTGTCCCAGTGGACCGAGTGAGATTGTTGAGCATGGAGGAAATGGATTTTTAGTCAGCCCAGTTGGTAATATTGATGCCATGGCTAATCGTGTCATGCAGTTAATGGCTGATAAGTCTTTACGACAGGAAATGGGACGACGTTCATTAGAGTTATCCCAAAGGTTTAAGCTTGAAAATATTGCTACTGAGTGGATTGAACTTTATAATCAATTGGTAAGTTCGTAA
- a CDS encoding glycosyltransferase, giving the protein MESLIKVESLFLSIIIPVFNGEKYILRCIKSILSQELSKELYEIILINDGSQDKSLDICNALSREYSHIIVLDQPNSGQGTARNFGMSIAKGKYITFVDIDDYFHPNVLKDICNILMGHSPEILVSRNTAMNCNGESICQPKYKYAIGEKYIGEKLLLDNYLPASVWSKFYLAKFLKKNSISFLPNIIHEDIEMNLRSFAIATEIEFTNIVTYTYYWNPISTDRLMDDDKKCKSILSDLVIAHSYKHLKNKYTLSPALVEYFCQLSNSLVVSVFLQLMKLRNHIAFSSIIQISQKTKELGLIPIHGRTRSKKMDRVAKLLFSYRWFDFLIKFHNRW; this is encoded by the coding sequence ATGGAAAGCTTAATAAAAGTAGAATCCCTATTCCTCTCTATCATTATTCCTGTTTTTAATGGAGAGAAATATATTTTGAGATGTATTAAGTCCATTCTATCACAGGAATTAAGTAAAGAACTATATGAAATTATATTGATAAATGATGGATCACAAGATAAATCATTAGATATTTGTAATGCTCTCTCTCGGGAGTATAGTCATATTATTGTATTAGATCAACCTAATAGTGGACAAGGTACTGCACGAAACTTTGGAATGAGTATAGCAAAAGGGAAGTATATAACCTTTGTAGATATAGATGATTATTTTCATCCCAATGTTTTGAAAGATATTTGTAATATTCTAATGGGCCATTCTCCTGAGATCTTGGTAAGTCGTAATACTGCTATGAATTGTAATGGAGAAAGTATATGTCAACCAAAATATAAATATGCTATAGGAGAAAAATATATAGGAGAAAAATTACTATTAGATAACTATCTTCCGGCATCTGTATGGTCTAAATTTTATTTAGCAAAATTCTTAAAGAAGAATTCTATCAGCTTTTTACCAAATATAATTCATGAAGATATTGAAATGAATTTAAGAAGTTTTGCTATAGCCACAGAAATAGAATTTACTAATATAGTCACCTATACGTATTATTGGAATCCTATATCTACAGATAGACTGATGGATGATGATAAGAAGTGTAAATCAATCCTTTCGGATTTGGTTATAGCACATAGCTATAAACATTTGAAAAATAAGTATACTTTGTCTCCAGCTTTGGTAGAATATTTCTGTCAATTATCAAATTCATTGGTAGTTTCTGTGTTTTTACAGTTGATGAAGTTGAGAAATCATATTGCTTTTTCTTCTATAATACAGATTTCACAAAAGACAAAAGAATTAGGCTTAATCCCAATACATGGAAGAACAAGATCAAAAAAAATGGACAGGGTGGCTAAATTGTTATTTTCTTATCGATGGTTTGATTTTCTCATTAAATTCCATAACAGATGGTGA
- a CDS encoding glycosyltransferase family 4 protein has protein sequence MVKIAYIINGLWNPAGMERVFTVRANFLCKYFDITFITRGQGHRPDYFPLEKRIHRIDIDDKIPYFNGLEKCLLENQYDITVSTGGEDFFFLYKIKDNSKKIFEFHFSYDISNVWMRSIMNPIKRKIWAEVQKFRRIYFASHYDQVIVLTKTDWKKWRKWISKVLYIYNPSTIICHETSICEVKSAIAVGRLSYEKGFDYLIDVWERVHQKFPDWQLDIFGEGALRSELQAKIQVKGLANIINIKGVTNDIVKEYQKHSIYLMSSRSEGFPLVLIEASSCGLPIVSFDCPSGPSEIVEHGGNGFLVSPVGNIDAMANRVMQLMADKSLRQEMGRRSLELSQRFKLENIAAEWIELYNQLVGS, from the coding sequence ATGGTGAAGATAGCATATATTATAAATGGGCTATGGAATCCTGCAGGTATGGAACGGGTTTTTACGGTACGGGCAAATTTCCTTTGTAAATATTTTGATATAACTTTCATTACGAGAGGACAAGGACATAGACCTGATTATTTCCCTTTAGAAAAGCGTATTCATAGGATTGATATAGATGATAAAATACCCTATTTTAATGGGTTGGAAAAATGTTTGTTAGAGAATCAATACGATATTACCGTATCCACTGGTGGTGAAGATTTTTTTTTTCTGTATAAAATAAAAGATAACAGTAAGAAGATTTTTGAATTCCACTTTTCCTATGATATATCCAATGTGTGGATGCGCAGTATCATGAATCCTATAAAAAGAAAGATATGGGCTGAAGTTCAAAAGTTTAGGCGTATATATTTTGCGAGTCATTATGATCAAGTAATTGTTTTGACGAAGACAGATTGGAAGAAGTGGAGAAAATGGATATCGAAAGTCTTATATATATATAATCCGTCAACAATAATTTGTCATGAAACTTCAATATGTGAAGTTAAGTCAGCAATCGCTGTAGGACGTCTAAGCTATGAAAAAGGTTTTGATTATCTTATAGATGTATGGGAAAGAGTGCATCAAAAATTCCCTGATTGGCAATTGGATATATTTGGTGAAGGAGCATTGAGGTCAGAGTTACAAGCAAAGATCCAGGTAAAAGGATTAGCTAATATTATAAACATAAAAGGTGTTACAAACGATATTGTGAAAGAATATCAGAAACATTCAATCTATTTGATGAGTTCTCGCTCTGAGGGGTTCCCCTTGGTTCTCATAGAAGCAAGTTCATGTGGCTTGCCAATCGTTTCATTTGATTGCCCCAGTGGGCCGAGTGAGATTGTTGAGCATGGAGGAAATGGATTTTTAGTCAGTCCTGTTGGTAATATTGATGCCATGGCTAATCGTGTCATGCAGTTAATGGCTGATAAGTCTTTACGGCAAGAAATGGGACGACGTTCATTAGAGTTATCCCAAAGGTTTAAGCTTGAAAATATCGCAGCCGAGTGGATTGAACTTTATAATCAATTGGTAGGTTCATGA
- a CDS encoding acyltransferase, which produces MKNDTARLIIGFNGTIGQSNCQSILSISETGKLIISGLTTLAKGSRLIIDNGNVELGCNFFCNGDCFIRCTSSIKVGDNNMWGWNIMLNTSDGHYTFDSGAERPLEGTIVIGRHVWLTTNIIVAKNTEVASECVVAQGTLVTGKFSEEHCLIGGVPAKIIKRGYSWKA; this is translated from the coding sequence TTGAAGAATGATACTGCACGTCTCATCATAGGATTTAATGGTACAATAGGGCAGTCTAATTGTCAATCGATTTTAAGTATATCAGAAACTGGAAAATTGATTATTTCAGGGTTGACAACCTTGGCAAAAGGAAGCCGTTTAATCATTGATAATGGTAATGTTGAGTTAGGATGTAATTTCTTTTGCAATGGGGATTGTTTCATTAGGTGTACTTCTTCGATTAAGGTTGGAGATAATAATATGTGGGGATGGAACATCATGTTAAACACTTCAGATGGACATTACACTTTTGACAGTGGAGCGGAGCGCCCTCTGGAAGGAACTATTGTGATAGGGCGGCATGTGTGGCTAACAACAAATATTATTGTTGCAAAGAATACTGAAGTGGCTTCTGAGTGTGTTGTTGCTCAAGGAACTTTAGTTACAGGTAAATTTAGTGAGGAACATTGTCTTATAGGAGGTGTACCTGCTAAAATAATAAAGAGAGGTTACTCATGGAAAGCTTAA
- a CDS encoding acyltransferase family protein, giving the protein MTLHFEYIDRLKGFAMLCVVLGHIVCFTMYDTWDIAVQDINLAFVSMFHMPLFMFLSGFVIHTLPNCKKLAKKCYSFLLPFLFFGGIYTYVSNGTIESALINEFKNGYWYLMVLAMFYCLLTLQKSAKNKWFEFIIPFVVYFILSIAVKHLPSNSVDLLSLGLCRANYPFFILGYFARKYNWMEWLVNNNWLFTIALLSFIPVYVMFHESVFKHFIQILIILILIVILYVFKKRENDDSYMEKVLAFIGKNSLDVYVLHYFFFLIINLRGLALWFKSTGNILIESIMLVVFASGISLLCIYSGKLLKQSNLIRKYVYGHF; this is encoded by the coding sequence ATGACATTACATTTCGAATATATTGACCGATTAAAAGGCTTTGCGATGCTATGTGTCGTATTGGGACATATCGTATGTTTCACGATGTATGACACTTGGGATATTGCTGTACAGGATATCAATTTGGCTTTTGTGAGCATGTTTCACATGCCTTTGTTCATGTTCTTGTCAGGTTTTGTAATCCATACTCTCCCAAATTGTAAGAAATTAGCTAAGAAGTGTTATAGTTTCTTACTTCCTTTCTTGTTCTTTGGTGGGATATATACCTATGTGAGCAACGGGACAATAGAAAGTGCTCTTATTAATGAGTTTAAGAATGGTTATTGGTATTTGATGGTGCTTGCAATGTTCTATTGTTTGCTTACTTTGCAGAAATCAGCTAAGAATAAATGGTTTGAATTTATTATTCCATTTGTAGTCTACTTTATTTTATCTATAGCAGTTAAACATCTGCCTTCAAATTCTGTGGATTTATTAAGTTTGGGATTGTGTCGGGCAAATTATCCTTTTTTCATACTCGGGTATTTTGCCAGGAAATATAATTGGATGGAATGGTTGGTGAATAATAATTGGTTATTTACGATTGCTTTATTATCATTTATCCCGGTATATGTTATGTTTCACGAAAGTGTATTCAAGCATTTCATTCAGATACTGATAATACTTATTCTTATTGTTATTTTATATGTGTTCAAAAAGAGAGAAAATGATGATTCTTATATGGAGAAAGTTTTGGCATTTATAGGGAAAAATTCTTTGGATGTTTATGTTCTGCACTATTTTTTCTTCCTTATCATCAACCTTCGTGGACTTGCTTTGTGGTTTAAGAGTACAGGGAATATATTGATCGAAAGTATTATGTTGGTTGTATTTGCCTCTGGTATCTCTCTCTTATGCATATATTCAGGGAAGCTATTAAAGCAAAGTAATCTTATAAGGAAATACGTGTATGGACACTTTTAA